The Spirochaetae bacterium HGW-Spirochaetae-1 genome includes a region encoding these proteins:
- a CDS encoding V-type ATP synthase subunit B (produces ATP from ADP in the presence of a proton gradient across the membrane; the B subunit is part of the catalytic core of the ATP synthase complex), with translation MRREYKTIKNIVGPLILVDDVRRVKNEELVEIILPTGEKRRGKVIELEYDTALVQVFEGTSGIDVPETGISFQGRGVELAVSPDMLGRIFNGMGRTIDDGPDILPEKMLDINGAPINPFARDYPNEFIQTGISSIDGLNPLVRGQKLPLFSGSGLPHNKLAAQIARQASVLGKEESFAVVFGAMGITYEESDFFMREFVESGALERSVLYINLADDPAIERIATPRVALTAAEYLAFEMDMHVLVILTDFTNYCESLREIASARKEVPGRRGYPGYLYTDLSTIYERSCRIKGRKGSITMIPILTMPEDDKTHPIPDLTGYITEGQIILSRSLYRKNIDPPVDVLPSLSRLKDKGIGEGKTREDHADLSNQLFAAYARGKEMQELAVILGESALSEIDKIYYSFAGEFEKLYVSQGYYANRSIVETLDLGWSLLKVFPRQELKRINLKLMDLFLGRENDS, from the coding sequence ATGAGAAGGGAATATAAAACGATCAAGAATATCGTCGGTCCCCTTATCCTCGTCGATGATGTGAGGCGTGTTAAAAACGAGGAACTGGTGGAGATTATACTCCCCACGGGAGAAAAACGCCGGGGCAAGGTCATTGAACTGGAATATGACACGGCCCTCGTGCAGGTCTTTGAAGGGACGAGCGGCATCGATGTGCCGGAAACGGGAATCAGTTTTCAGGGCCGGGGCGTTGAGCTTGCCGTTTCTCCCGACATGCTGGGGAGAATATTCAATGGCATGGGGAGGACCATTGATGACGGACCCGATATTCTGCCGGAAAAAATGCTGGATATAAATGGAGCGCCTATAAATCCCTTCGCCAGGGATTATCCCAATGAATTCATACAAACCGGCATATCCTCCATAGACGGGCTCAACCCGCTGGTGCGCGGTCAGAAGCTCCCCCTATTCTCGGGATCTGGTTTGCCGCATAACAAACTGGCGGCGCAGATCGCTCGGCAGGCCTCGGTGCTGGGGAAAGAGGAGAGCTTTGCCGTCGTATTCGGGGCCATGGGGATTACCTACGAGGAGTCGGATTTCTTTATGCGTGAGTTCGTGGAATCGGGAGCCCTGGAGAGATCGGTGCTCTATATTAATCTTGCCGATGATCCGGCCATTGAGCGGATTGCTACGCCGCGTGTCGCCCTTACGGCGGCCGAATACCTGGCATTTGAAATGGATATGCACGTACTGGTCATACTTACCGATTTTACAAACTACTGTGAGTCGTTGCGGGAGATTGCCTCTGCCCGGAAGGAGGTGCCGGGGCGCCGGGGCTATCCCGGATATTTATATACGGACCTCTCCACTATTTATGAACGTTCCTGCAGGATAAAGGGGAGAAAGGGATCCATCACCATGATTCCCATACTAACCATGCCCGAGGACGACAAGACCCATCCCATACCGGACCTGACAGGATACATAACCGAAGGACAGATAATCCTTTCACGGAGTCTGTATCGGAAAAACATTGATCCTCCCGTTGATGTGCTGCCTTCCCTTTCGCGCCTCAAGGACAAGGGAATCGGCGAGGGCAAGACCAGGGAGGATCATGCCGATCTCTCCAATCAGCTGTTTGCCGCTTATGCCCGGGGTAAGGAGATGCAGGAACTAGCCGTCATTCTCGGTGAATCGGCGCTTTCAGAGATTGATAAAATATATTACAGCTTTGCCGGGGAATTCGAAAAACTGTATGTTTCCCAGGGATATTACGCCAACCGGTCCATTGTAGAGACACTTGATCTTGGATGGTCCCTCCTGAAGGTTTTCCCGCGACAGGAACTGAAGCGTATTAATCTGAAACTCATGGACCTCTTTCTCGGGAGGGAGAATGATTCTTGA
- a CDS encoding TRAP transporter small permease: protein MIRLTKIIFFVADRANWISALSIALMMVITVIDVILRLFRCPIPGTYDVVGLLGALTISFSLGYTSIEKGHISVDFIMQKFPEKIKMTVNTVNNLIATVFFAVAAWQSMLYAMNLRDTGEVSLTLQIPTYPFVMGVSAGCLLLCLVLIAESMQSMRGVDIE from the coding sequence ATGATACGTTTAACGAAAATAATATTCTTTGTAGCCGACCGGGCGAACTGGATATCGGCCCTGTCGATCGCCCTTATGATGGTCATCACAGTTATCGATGTCATACTCCGCCTTTTCAGGTGCCCCATACCGGGAACCTATGATGTAGTGGGACTCCTGGGCGCCCTGACCATTTCTTTTTCCCTGGGATACACCTCCATTGAAAAGGGCCATATCTCCGTTGACTTTATCATGCAGAAATTTCCCGAGAAGATAAAAATGACGGTCAATACTGTGAACAATCTGATAGCCACGGTATTTTTCGCCGTGGCTGCGTGGCAGAGCATGCTTTACGCCATGAATCTGAGGGATACCGGTGAAGTGTCGCTGACTCTGCAGATACCGACGTATCCCTTTGTCATGGGAGTGTCAGCGGGATGCCTTCTCCTGTGCCTGGTCCTTATAGCTGAGAGCATGCAGTCCATGCGGGGAGTTGATATAGAATGA
- a CDS encoding C4-dicarboxylate ABC transporter substrate-binding protein, translating into MKKLCLVVLSVSLAVMLSASCGKSGKGDVIELSYSIFFPPTHEQCKAAVSWAKEIEKRTNGSVKINIFPGGTLTKANEVYDGVVNGISDLGMSCFAYTRGRFPIMETADLPLGYPSGMVATKAVNDFYKRMKPEELRDVKVLYLHAHGPGLLHTKKKVTKLEDIKGLKIRSTGLSAKVVEALKGIPVAMSQGSTYEALQKGVVEGTFAPIETLKGWRQGEVIKYTADCKEIGYTTSMFVVMNKTKWESLPENVKSIFTDVSDEWVTVHGKTWDDVDVEGRKYTLELKNTIVELTKEESARWVKAVESVLNNYVAETKKKGIDGGKAVKELKKLIAERSK; encoded by the coding sequence ATGAAGAAACTGTGTTTGGTGGTTCTGAGTGTTTCATTAGCCGTTATGCTTTCCGCGTCATGCGGAAAATCCGGCAAAGGTGATGTAATAGAGCTGTCCTACAGCATATTTTTTCCGCCGACCCATGAACAGTGCAAGGCCGCTGTTTCCTGGGCAAAGGAAATTGAAAAAAGAACGAACGGATCTGTCAAGATCAACATTTTTCCCGGCGGCACCCTGACCAAGGCAAACGAGGTTTATGACGGTGTTGTCAATGGCATTTCAGATCTGGGCATGTCCTGCTTTGCCTATACGCGCGGCAGATTTCCCATTATGGAAACGGCAGACCTTCCCCTGGGATATCCCAGCGGCATGGTTGCCACTAAGGCAGTCAATGATTTTTATAAAAGGATGAAACCCGAAGAACTCAGGGATGTAAAAGTCCTGTACCTGCATGCTCACGGGCCCGGGCTTCTACACACGAAGAAAAAAGTGACGAAACTGGAAGATATAAAGGGTCTGAAGATACGTTCCACGGGGCTGAGCGCGAAAGTGGTTGAGGCCCTGAAGGGAATTCCCGTGGCCATGTCCCAGGGTTCCACCTATGAAGCGCTTCAGAAGGGCGTTGTTGAAGGGACCTTCGCTCCCATCGAGACCCTGAAGGGATGGCGCCAGGGCGAGGTGATAAAATATACGGCGGACTGCAAGGAGATAGGCTATACCACCTCCATGTTCGTTGTCATGAACAAAACCAAGTGGGAATCCCTGCCTGAAAATGTAAAAAGTATATTTACGGATGTGAGTGACGAGTGGGTCACGGTCCATGGAAAGACTTGGGATGATGTGGATGTTGAGGGAAGAAAATACACCCTGGAACTGAAAAATACCATTGTTGAATTGACAAAAGAGGAAAGTGCCCGCTGGGTAAAGGCCGTGGAGTCCGTGCTCAACAATTATGTTGCTGAAACGAAGAAAAAGGGCATTGACGGCGGCAAGGCAGTGAAGGAGCTTAAAAAACTTATCGCTGAACGCAGCAAATAA
- a CDS encoding phenylacetic acid degradation protein PaaI, whose product MDKLRDMVREDPYAKLLGILVEEVREGYARCSLTVTGQMLNFLGVPHGGLIFSLADVAFSAASNSDHSPSFALDVSGSFMRAVAVGDTISAEAIRIHTTKRTGIYRMDVKKNDLLIATFQGTVLRKHS is encoded by the coding sequence ATGGATAAACTGCGTGATATGGTAAGGGAAGACCCCTATGCGAAACTTCTCGGAATTCTTGTGGAAGAGGTGCGCGAAGGATACGCCCGTTGTTCCCTCACCGTGACCGGACAGATGCTGAATTTTCTCGGCGTTCCCCACGGCGGGCTCATCTTTTCACTGGCCGACGTGGCCTTTTCCGCGGCATCCAACAGCGACCACAGCCCGTCCTTTGCCCTGGACGTGAGCGGCTCCTTTATGCGCGCCGTCGCAGTGGGCGACACCATCAGCGCCGAAGCGATACGCATCCATACGACAAAACGAACCGGCATTTATCGGATGGATGTGAAAAAAAACGATTTGCTTATAGCGACTTTTCAGGGGACGGTGCTGAGAAAACATTCGTGA
- a CDS encoding V-type ATP synthase subunit A: protein MKKGMITKISGPLVVAQNMSGARMYDVVRVGAKRLVGEIIELKEDTASIQVYEETAGVGTREEIERTDMPLSVELAPGLMESIFDGIQRPLDKIREKWGDFIARGIDVPALDRERKWHFTPEVSPGREVVGGDILGTVQETEIVVHKIMVPCGIGGTIESITEGDYTITEPVARIKTVSGIKEVPMLQVWPVRMGRPIVKKIPPGEMLTTGQRVIDTLYPVAKGGTACIPGPFGSGKTVVQHQLAKWADADIVVYVGCGERGNEMTDVLQEFPELKDPRTGYPLMKRTVLIANTSNMPVAAREASVYTGITIAEYFRDMGYSVALMADSTSRWAEAMREISGRMEEMPGEEGYPAYLASKVAAFYERAGRVQCLGSDGREGALSVVGAVSPAGGDLSDPVVQATLRVVKVFWSLEDKLAFQRHFPAISWLRSYSLYDNEMEAFMAERVSPEFPVLKRQTIMLLEQESELEEIVRLVGIEALSSPDRLVMKIARIIRQDFLHQNAFDDSDTYTSLKKQFFMLDLILYYRDRLRKAIVDEGHAYTLFDRMDVEQDIARAKFIPDGDTEKIQDIKELIDVEIGERLAGNREGAS, encoded by the coding sequence GTGAAAAAAGGAATGATAACAAAGATCTCCGGTCCGCTGGTGGTGGCGCAGAACATGTCGGGCGCCAGGATGTATGATGTGGTGCGCGTGGGCGCTAAAAGGCTTGTGGGAGAGATAATCGAGCTTAAAGAAGATACGGCGTCGATCCAGGTCTATGAGGAAACTGCCGGTGTGGGAACCCGCGAAGAAATAGAGAGGACCGACATGCCCCTTTCAGTGGAACTGGCGCCGGGGCTCATGGAGTCCATTTTTGACGGTATCCAGCGGCCCCTGGATAAAATACGGGAGAAGTGGGGCGATTTTATCGCCCGGGGTATTGATGTTCCTGCCCTGGACAGGGAGCGGAAATGGCATTTCACGCCAGAGGTTTCCCCCGGCAGGGAGGTCGTTGGAGGCGATATACTGGGAACGGTCCAGGAAACGGAAATTGTGGTGCATAAAATAATGGTACCCTGCGGTATCGGGGGGACCATAGAATCCATAACTGAAGGGGACTACACTATCACGGAACCGGTGGCGCGCATAAAGACTGTCTCGGGCATAAAGGAAGTGCCCATGCTGCAGGTCTGGCCCGTCAGGATGGGACGGCCCATTGTCAAAAAAATACCGCCGGGAGAAATGCTCACAACGGGACAGCGCGTTATCGATACCCTGTACCCCGTGGCCAAGGGCGGTACGGCCTGCATTCCCGGTCCCTTCGGATCGGGAAAGACCGTCGTCCAGCACCAGCTGGCCAAATGGGCCGATGCCGACATAGTCGTCTATGTGGGCTGCGGCGAGAGGGGAAACGAGATGACCGATGTGCTCCAGGAGTTTCCAGAGCTCAAAGATCCGCGGACGGGGTATCCGCTCATGAAACGCACGGTGCTTATCGCCAATACATCCAATATGCCCGTGGCCGCCCGGGAGGCGTCGGTCTACACCGGGATCACCATAGCTGAATACTTCAGGGATATGGGATATTCCGTGGCGCTCATGGCCGATTCAACATCACGGTGGGCCGAGGCCATGAGGGAGATTTCCGGAAGGATGGAGGAAATGCCCGGTGAAGAAGGGTATCCCGCTTACCTGGCGTCAAAGGTTGCGGCCTTTTATGAACGGGCGGGCCGTGTCCAGTGCCTGGGAAGCGACGGGCGGGAGGGAGCCCTTTCTGTTGTAGGAGCCGTATCGCCGGCAGGGGGTGATCTCTCGGACCCGGTTGTGCAGGCCACGCTGCGCGTGGTAAAGGTCTTCTGGAGCCTGGAGGACAAGCTGGCATTCCAGCGGCACTTTCCCGCCATCAGCTGGCTCAGGTCCTATTCTCTTTACGATAACGAGATGGAAGCCTTCATGGCGGAGCGCGTCAGCCCGGAGTTCCCCGTTCTGAAACGGCAGACCATCATGCTGCTCGAACAGGAATCGGAGCTTGAGGAGATTGTGCGACTTGTCGGCATTGAGGCTCTCAGTTCGCCCGATCGCCTCGTCATGAAAATTGCCAGGATCATACGGCAGGATTTTCTGCACCAGAACGCCTTCGATGACAGCGATACCTATACAAGCCTGAAAAAACAGTTTTTCATGCTGGATCTTATCCTGTATTACCGCGACCGCCTCAGAAAGGCCATCGTTGATGAAGGCCATGCTTATACGCTTTTCGACCGGATGGATGTTGAACAGGACATCGCCAGGGCCAAGTTCATTCCCGACGGAGACACGGAAAAAATACAGGATATCAAGGAGCTTATCGATGTAGAGATAGGGGAACGCCTGGCCGGAAACCGGGAGGGTGCGTCATGA
- a CDS encoding C4-dicarboxylate ABC transporter permease, whose protein sequence is MSPTVIGIVGIIALIVLMFIRMPIGFLMAIIGAFGFGAIVSPDAALNLIAKDMFNAFGSYDLTVIPLFVLMGQVAFHAGISTRLFDAAYKNIGHLPGGLAIATVGACAFFSAICGSTNATAATMAAATLPEMKRYNYKPGLATGVVAAGGSLGILIPPSVIFIVYGILTEQSIGKLFMAGIIPGIMLTLFFVITILVWTTLKPELGPRGPKTTVKEKLIALRGVSETLAIFVLVMGGLFTGVFTPTEAGGVGAFGTILVAVVRKNLSWKGFITSLFETTRITCMILVIVAGATIFGHFLAVSRIPFDIANWISGFSLPAAVIMMFIILVYLIGGCFIDALALIMLTVPIFYPVVIKFGFDPIWFGVVIVLVTQIGVITPPVGVNVYVVSGVARDVPLDVIFKGVIPLLIALVIGTLLLIPFPQIALFLPGFVK, encoded by the coding sequence ATGAGTCCCACTGTCATCGGTATAGTCGGAATAATAGCTCTCATCGTCCTGATGTTTATAAGGATGCCCATCGGTTTTCTCATGGCCATAATCGGTGCTTTTGGCTTCGGCGCCATAGTCTCGCCCGATGCAGCGCTGAACCTGATTGCCAAGGACATGTTCAACGCTTTCGGGTCTTATGACCTTACGGTCATCCCGCTTTTCGTTCTCATGGGACAGGTGGCCTTTCACGCGGGAATAAGTACACGGCTTTTTGACGCGGCCTATAAGAACATCGGTCATCTCCCCGGGGGTCTTGCCATTGCCACGGTGGGCGCCTGCGCATTTTTTTCCGCCATCTGCGGTTCAACCAACGCCACGGCGGCAACCATGGCCGCGGCAACGCTGCCGGAAATGAAGCGCTATAATTACAAGCCGGGACTTGCCACGGGTGTAGTGGCCGCCGGCGGGAGCCTGGGCATACTCATTCCTCCCAGCGTCATATTTATCGTTTATGGAATACTTACGGAACAATCCATCGGCAAGCTTTTTATGGCGGGGATCATCCCCGGTATCATGTTGACCCTGTTTTTTGTCATCACCATACTCGTCTGGACCACGCTGAAGCCGGAGCTGGGGCCCCGGGGACCCAAAACAACGGTGAAGGAAAAGCTTATCGCCCTCAGGGGTGTTTCAGAGACCCTGGCGATTTTTGTCCTGGTAATGGGAGGACTTTTCACCGGAGTATTCACCCCCACCGAGGCAGGAGGCGTCGGGGCCTTCGGGACTATACTCGTGGCGGTTGTGCGGAAAAACCTTTCATGGAAGGGGTTTATCACCTCGCTTTTTGAAACGACCAGGATTACCTGCATGATCCTGGTGATTGTGGCCGGTGCCACGATCTTCGGCCATTTTCTTGCCGTGTCACGCATTCCCTTTGATATCGCCAACTGGATTTCAGGATTCAGCCTGCCGGCGGCGGTTATCATGATGTTCATTATACTGGTATATCTTATCGGCGGCTGCTTCATCGATGCCCTGGCTCTTATCATGCTGACAGTGCCTATCTTCTACCCCGTGGTTATAAAGTTCGGCTTTGATCCCATCTGGTTCGGCGTGGTCATCGTGCTGGTGACGCAGATTGGTGTCATAACGCCCCCCGTGGGCGTCAATGTTTACGTGGTGAGCGGCGTGGCGCGAGATGTGCCGCTGGATGTTATCTTCAAAGGTGTAATTCCTCTGCTTATCGCCCTGGTAATCGGGACGCTGCTGCTCATCCCCTTTCCGCAGATCGCTTTGTTCTTACCGGGGTTCGTGAAGTAA
- a CDS encoding permease, whose translation MEGQIGLAIAIAGAAMAALVAGIGSAVGIGLPAQAAAGVLREDPEKFGSLFLLVVLPGTQGFYGFIAGFLVIIKLGLLGTQPMMPTLWQGWQILLACMPVALAGLVSAVHQGRVCTAGVHLVAKHPEQAMKGVIFAAMVETYAVLGLLTTFFLLNGIKLS comes from the coding sequence ATGGAAGGTCAAATCGGTCTGGCCATTGCCATTGCAGGAGCGGCAATGGCGGCCCTCGTGGCGGGCATAGGTTCCGCCGTGGGCATAGGCCTGCCTGCGCAGGCAGCGGCAGGGGTTCTCAGGGAGGACCCGGAAAAATTCGGGAGCCTGTTCCTTCTGGTAGTACTTCCCGGGACACAGGGGTTCTACGGCTTTATAGCCGGTTTTCTGGTCATCATAAAACTGGGTCTGCTGGGGACACAGCCCATGATGCCGACTCTCTGGCAGGGATGGCAGATACTGTTGGCCTGCATGCCCGTGGCTCTGGCAGGTCTCGTGTCGGCAGTTCATCAGGGACGCGTCTGTACGGCCGGTGTTCACCTCGTGGCCAAGCACCCCGAGCAGGCTATGAAGGGGGTCATATTCGCAGCCATGGTGGAGACCTATGCGGTTCTGGGCCTTTTAACGACTTTTTTTCTTCTGAACGGCATAAAGCTGTCCTGA
- a CDS encoding N-acetyltransferase, which translates to MEILIRNAINNDLQEIIDILNQAIRTRKLVGFTKEFNVEEREEWFLDHSQDNYPILIAECNNKILGWISISPYRKGREALDKTVEVSCFIHTDYQRQGIGNKLLSEILKISKNSGKTNIIAILFNTNIGSSLLLEKHKFEIWGVLPEVAELDGVKFNHVYYGKKLF; encoded by the coding sequence ATGGAAATTCTAATACGAAACGCCATAAACAACGATCTTCAGGAAATTATTGATATATTGAATCAGGCTATAAGAACCCGCAAATTAGTCGGCTTTACTAAGGAATTTAATGTTGAAGAAAGAGAAGAATGGTTTTTAGATCATTCACAGGATAATTATCCTATACTCATTGCTGAATGTAACAATAAAATTCTTGGTTGGATCAGTATCAGTCCTTATAGAAAAGGCCGGGAGGCTTTAGATAAAACCGTTGAAGTAAGCTGTTTTATTCATACTGATTACCAGAGACAGGGAATAGGAAATAAATTATTATCAGAAATACTGAAAATTTCAAAAAATTCAGGGAAGACAAATATAATTGCCATACTATTTAACACAAATATTGGAAGCTCGCTATTATTGGAAAAACATAAATTTGAAATATGGGGTGTTTTACCGGAAGTAGCTGAACTGGATGGCGTAAAATTCAATCATGTTTATTATGGAAAGAAATTATTCTAA